The region CGGAACAGATGATGTACCAGTTCATCAGCGGCTTCACAGCCAAGATCCCCGGCACGGAAGACGGCGTTACCGAGCCCAGCCCGACCTTCAGCACCTGTTTCGGCGCCCCCTTTATGCCACGGCACCCCGGCGAATATGCCCGGCTCCTGGCGCAGAAGGTCGAGGCGAGCGGCGCGAAAGTCTGGCTGGTCAACACCGGATGGAGCGGCGGCATGTATGGCCAGGGCAAGCGCATGAGCCTCAAACACACCCGCGCCATGATCAACGCAGCGCTCAATGGCGAGCTTGATAGTGTTGCCTTTGAACGAGAGCCTTTCTTCCACCTGGAAATCCCCACCGAGGTTCCCGGGGTTCCCGCCGAGGTCCTGAACCCACGCGAGGCCTGGGCAGACAAGGCCGCCTACGACGAGACCGCGCGCAAGCTTGCCCGGATGTTCCGGGAGAACTTCAAGCGGTTTGAGGAAGGCGTGGACCCGGCCGTCACCGCCAGCATGCCCAATCCCGACGCCTGAGTTGCCAATGCAAGTGCCCCCGCACTGTCGGGGGCACTTGCATTTCTGCTGTCAGGCTGGTTCAGAGCGCCACTCGGTCTGTATCTGTAGCCAGAGGCCTCACTACCCCATGCCGGTGTCCAGCAGCAGCCGGGGACGGAACCGCAGCCCGTCGGCAGCGACCAGATAAGCCGGGATGCCTCCGACATGCCGCATGGCCCGCTCTGGAGACACCCCATGCAGATGCCCGTACACCACGAGATCCGGCCCGGCTGCCTCGATGACCTGCGTCAGCGGGTTGGGCGGGTATGGGGGTGATGCGGGCGGGTAGTGCAGCATCAGGATCAGGCGGTCACCGGGCTGACGTATGCGGCGCGCTGCTTCGACACTCAGGGCCAGGCGTTCAGCTTCACGGCGCAGGAGACGGTCATCCTCCTCGCCCAGCGGCTCATATCCGGGCGTAGTCCACCCCCGCGACCCACAGACCACCACCCGCCCGATGCGCACTGCATCGTTGTGTACGGCCAGCATGCCAGCTGGGAGCGCGGCACGCAGCTTAGAGGCGGTCGGCCACCAGTAGTCATGGTTGCCCCGGAGCAACACCTTGGTTCCGGGCAGTGCTGCCACCGGCGCGAGGTCTGTCATGGCATCCGGCAGCCGCATGGCCCAGGAAAGGTCTCCTGGAAGAAGAACCAGATCCTCAGGCCGCACCATCTCGCGCCACTGGGTAAAGATGGCGTCCGGGTGACCGGCCCACTGCGGCCCGAACACCGTCATGGGCTTGGGTGTCACAGTGGCCAGATGTAGGTCAGCAATGGCATAGACACGCATAGAACTCCAGAGCGGAAACGGGAACAGGCAAAAGCCTCCCGCGAAGGGAGGCCTTTTATCGTGGTCGGGGCGAGAGGATTCGAACCTCCGACCCCTTCGTCCCGAACGAAGTGCGCTACCAGGCTGCGCTACGCCCCGCCGAACCACGAACCAATCACGACCGGAAAACAGCTATGGATTGGCGCGACGGGTAGTTTACGCGCCCCTTCCGGACAGTGTCAAGCAAAGCGGCACCGTCGCTAGCTTTCCTCCTCAGGCACGTCAGACACGTCCAGGCCGGCCTGCGCCTGCTGCTCCCGAATTGCCGGCCAGATCAGTGCACCGGAATATCCCCTCCGGGCCAGAAAGGCGTAGGCACTGGCCGCAGCGTCCTTTTTTCGGGCAAACGAAGACCAGCGGCGCTCCAGCAGGTTGCGGATCTCCTGGGCTTCCGCCTGAGGATCGCGCGCAGCCACCGTATCTTCAATCAAGGTCTCCTCTACACCACGCCGCTTGAGGGTCTGCCTGACGCGGAAGGCGCCGATACCACGCCGGCTGTTTTCTGCGCGGGCCACCTGTGTGTCATCCTGATATCCCAGCTCACGCACACGTTCCAGGACTGCGGTCACAAGCGCTTCGTCCTCGCTGCGCCGCTCTAACTTGGCACGCAGTTCCGATGCTGTCATAGCCCTGGCGGCCAGTGCCCTGAGGGCGTAGGCCATCAGAGCCTCACGGGCCTCGTCCGGGGTTGGTGGGGTGCGGCGCTCTGGGCGGACGGGGTGTCCAGTGTCTGTACCTGGAGCCTCACCTTCTCCAGGCGTGCGGGCACGGCGGCGTGCACGATACATGGCCTCAGTATGCCGCTTGCACATGGCATGGACTGCCAGTATAGTTACGAGGTTGTCTATCCCCCA is a window of Deinococcus deserti VCD115 DNA encoding:
- a CDS encoding metallophosphoesterase, producing MRVYAIADLHLATVTPKPMTVFGPQWAGHPDAIFTQWREMVRPEDLVLLPGDLSWAMRLPDAMTDLAPVAALPGTKVLLRGNHDYWWPTASKLRAALPAGMLAVHNDAVRIGRVVVCGSRGWTTPGYEPLGEEDDRLLRREAERLALSVEAARRIRQPGDRLILMLHYPPASPPYPPNPLTQVIEAAGPDLVVYGHLHGVSPERAMRHVGGIPAYLVAADGLRFRPRLLLDTGMG
- the recX gene encoding recombination regulator RecX — translated: MYRARRRARTPGEGEAPGTDTGHPVRPERRTPPTPDEAREALMAYALRALAARAMTASELRAKLERRSEDEALVTAVLERVRELGYQDDTQVARAENSRRGIGAFRVRQTLKRRGVEETLIEDTVAARDPQAEAQEIRNLLERRWSSFARKKDAAASAYAFLARRGYSGALIWPAIREQQAQAGLDVSDVPEEES